The sequence GAGTTTGGGCCGGATGTGGTAAGTGATTATGTCTGCAACTTCATCGAGACGAACCAAGACAAACCGTTCCTGGTTTACTATCCGATGATCGCCCCGCACTGGCCCTTTCTGCCAACGCCTGACCATCCCGATTGGGATCCCACGATGTGGCGAGACAAAGAAACCGAGCCTGGTGGGTTCAAGGGACCGGAATACTGGGACGCGATGGTTCGATATACCGATAAAATGGTCGGCAAAGTTCTCAACAAGCTCGACGAGCTAAAACTGCGCGAGAACACGCTTGTCATCTGGACCGGCGACAACGGCACCTACACCAGTATCGTGACACCGTTTCAGGGTCGAGATTATCGGGGCGGCAAAGGCAGCCCCAAAGACAACGGAACGCACGTGGGCTTCTTGGCCAGTTGGCCTGGCAAAATCGAGCCTGGGAAAGTGGTCGAAGATTTAGTCGATTTCAGCGATGTCTTCCCGACGGTTTTGGAAGTTGCAGGCCTCGAAGTCCCGGACGAGTTGAAGATCGACGGAGTCAGCTTAGCCCCGGTGTTTATCGGTAAGCAGCGAAAGAAGCCTTACATTTATTGTTGGTACGAACGCAACGGTATGCGTGGCAAAGCTTCGCAGCACGTGCGTGACGCTCGCTACAAGTTGTACGCCGACGGTAGGCTGTTCGACATACAGGAAGACCCGGCGGAAGAAATCAACTTGGCCAGTGGCTCTGCGCAGGTTCCAGAGCCCGAGCGGATCGAACGCCTCCGCGCAGCTTTAAATAAGCATGTCGCAGTTACGGTAGCGTCCGATCCGATTCAAAAGAAACGTCGGCAAGCGTTTAAGGATTAGTCCCCGCTTGTTTAATTTCGGCAGCCACCTCTTCCACTTTTCGCATGACACGCATGAGGTTTTCGCCCAAGATACCGCGAATTTGCTCTTCCGTGTAACCTCGTTCGAGCAAGCCTTGGGTGATGTAAGGATAGCGGCTAACGTCCTCTAAACCGACCGGCAAAGCGTCGACTCCGTCGAAATCGGCACCGAGCCCCACATG comes from Bremerella cremea and encodes:
- a CDS encoding sulfatase-like hydrolase/transferase gives rise to the protein MSRFLAVAQIVCRPWCSCDRLTTRIAFGLLVGLLPLLSPVPAQAASPRKPNIVVIMADDIGYECLGCYGSKAYPTPNIDRLAAEGMRFENAHAQPICTPSRVQIMTGIYNNRNYIQFGLLDPQATTFANLLRDAGYETCIAGKWQLQGGLAGPAKFGFDHYCLWQLTRRPSRYPNPGLEIDGKEVDFKNGEFGPDVVSDYVCNFIETNQDKPFLVYYPMIAPHWPFLPTPDHPDWDPTMWRDKETEPGGFKGPEYWDAMVRYTDKMVGKVLNKLDELKLRENTLVIWTGDNGTYTSIVTPFQGRDYRGGKGSPKDNGTHVGFLASWPGKIEPGKVVEDLVDFSDVFPTVLEVAGLEVPDELKIDGVSLAPVFIGKQRKKPYIYCWYERNGMRGKASQHVRDARYKLYADGRLFDIQEDPAEEINLASGSAQVPEPERIERLRAALNKHVAVTVASDPIQKKRRQAFKD